From Varibaculum massiliense, a single genomic window includes:
- a CDS encoding DEAD/DEAH box helicase, with product MSNNVLEPAWRRLIGAMFTSPHPEITPGADLGICIELDGSFHPLRREVSGTWTRNRASWRDLCQTKWESVSAGLDRTQLSCLRKVAGLLEKPPHRLSSEEAAQVSPAIRSLARAGFSFALGTEPLTPLRFSPILARPFLDICAPGDLALRFGIDFSAGKDPAQRTVAATCVAAGLELVASEELGCFAFWDDRFGALNRVLGAKPVRVPQADLADFLLQDFPRLSDSFPVHSLDNSFESPKYRYLLEVGTSRAEDLYRIHLRAMRELEGQKIETSAPPDQITQLQSQVTKWLRRQEGVFTFDSFLSCPAHRINQLLDELETVFDGQDLEVNRHGIPRSFSQQGGEIIVDLSPNTYGWFTPQVRLRLGDRDFTSSEIAQMRERGGLIDADTYLSEADLDRLTLLSERAGLNRRGIHPAIIDLSQILEGTQAQVRGLEAWKARKLKLPPIAAPHTVKLREYQCTGVSWLLAQLSIGPGAVLADEMGLGKTLQILAAIKSLPTSNPVLVVAPTSVINVWESQAQRFYPEMQVRALRSGTEIEEGFSGADLVVTSYGLLRRHAEAFLEPQWQGVICDEAQLVKNPRTQAWRILNDLRREWTICATGTPLENSLADLHAILSLAQPGTLLSREQFAALQLRGINQVRSLVAPYMLRRTKAEVAPDLPPKIEQVLRVDLEPGHSAAYRELETQARHQVSGLLQSGDRMSILAALTALRRASLDLRLVGGRAGITSAKTAALMEQLQAIPGHKALVFSQFTSYLKLIKEALEEAGIKTAYLDGSTRQRDQVVEEFSEGNAQAFLISLRAGGTGLTLTAADYVFVMDPWWNPAVEEQAIDRAHRIGQERPVNVYRLVAKGTIEEKVSQLQQRKRDLFTSVVKSSGSLTELASSLLMDTN from the coding sequence GTGAGTAACAATGTCTTGGAACCGGCATGGCGACGCCTGATAGGCGCAATGTTCACCTCCCCGCATCCCGAAATTACTCCTGGCGCTGACCTGGGAATTTGTATCGAATTGGATGGCAGTTTCCATCCTTTACGCCGGGAAGTTTCTGGTACTTGGACCCGCAATCGTGCCAGTTGGCGTGACCTTTGCCAAACTAAATGGGAATCAGTTTCTGCCGGTTTAGATCGGACGCAGCTCAGCTGCTTACGAAAGGTGGCCGGGCTATTAGAAAAACCTCCTCACCGGTTATCTTCCGAGGAGGCCGCGCAGGTATCCCCCGCGATTCGCTCTTTGGCGCGCGCGGGATTTTCTTTTGCCCTCGGCACCGAGCCCCTCACTCCACTGCGTTTTTCTCCGATTCTGGCGCGCCCTTTCCTAGATATTTGTGCTCCTGGCGACCTGGCGCTGCGCTTTGGGATTGATTTTTCTGCCGGTAAAGATCCTGCCCAGCGCACAGTGGCTGCTACCTGTGTGGCGGCCGGTCTTGAACTGGTTGCCAGCGAAGAGCTCGGGTGTTTCGCCTTTTGGGATGATCGTTTCGGAGCGCTTAACCGGGTGTTGGGGGCGAAACCGGTGCGGGTGCCGCAAGCGGATTTAGCGGATTTTTTGTTGCAAGATTTTCCACGCCTTAGCGATAGCTTCCCGGTCCATTCTTTAGATAACAGTTTCGAGTCCCCCAAATATCGCTACCTGCTGGAAGTGGGAACTTCCCGGGCAGAAGACCTTTACCGGATTCACCTGCGCGCCATGCGCGAGCTTGAGGGGCAAAAGATTGAAACCAGCGCCCCACCTGACCAGATTACGCAGCTGCAGAGCCAGGTGACGAAGTGGTTGCGCCGCCAAGAAGGGGTTTTCACTTTCGATAGTTTTCTTTCTTGTCCCGCTCACCGCATAAACCAGTTACTCGATGAGCTAGAAACCGTTTTTGATGGCCAGGATTTAGAAGTTAACCGCCACGGAATTCCCCGTTCATTTTCGCAACAGGGTGGAGAGATCATCGTGGATTTATCCCCCAATACTTACGGCTGGTTTACCCCGCAGGTGCGGCTGCGTTTAGGTGACCGTGACTTTACATCCTCCGAGATTGCCCAGATGCGCGAGCGCGGCGGGCTAATCGATGCCGATACTTATCTTAGTGAAGCCGATCTGGATCGACTGACGCTGCTTAGTGAGCGCGCCGGCCTTAACCGCCGCGGGATCCACCCGGCGATTATTGACCTCTCCCAGATTCTGGAGGGTACGCAAGCACAGGTGCGTGGCCTAGAAGCTTGGAAGGCACGCAAACTAAAGTTGCCGCCGATTGCCGCACCCCACACCGTTAAGCTGCGCGAATATCAATGCACGGGCGTGTCTTGGTTGCTGGCGCAACTGTCGATTGGGCCCGGAGCGGTGCTGGCCGACGAAATGGGGCTGGGAAAAACTCTGCAGATTTTAGCGGCGATTAAATCCTTACCCACCTCGAATCCGGTGCTGGTAGTGGCGCCTACTTCGGTAATTAATGTTTGGGAGTCCCAAGCGCAACGTTTTTATCCCGAGATGCAGGTGCGGGCGCTGCGTAGCGGCACCGAGATTGAGGAGGGTTTCAGCGGGGCAGATTTAGTGGTTACCTCCTACGGGTTGCTGCGCCGTCATGCGGAGGCTTTCTTAGAGCCTCAGTGGCAGGGGGTGATTTGTGATGAGGCGCAGCTGGTGAAGAATCCGCGTACTCAAGCCTGGCGGATCCTTAATGATTTGCGCCGCGAGTGGACTATTTGTGCTACCGGCACTCCCCTAGAGAATTCTTTAGCGGATTTGCATGCGATTTTGTCTTTGGCGCAACCAGGCACTTTGCTTTCACGGGAACAGTTTGCTGCCTTGCAGCTGCGCGGGATAAACCAGGTGCGTTCGCTGGTGGCTCCCTATATGTTACGGCGCACTAAAGCTGAGGTGGCACCGGATTTGCCCCCGAAGATTGAACAGGTGTTGCGGGTTGATTTAGAGCCGGGGCATAGTGCCGCTTATCGGGAACTGGAAACCCAGGCACGCCACCAGGTTAGCGGGTTGCTGCAATCTGGGGATCGGATGTCGATTTTGGCGGCGCTGACGGCGCTGCGGCGCGCCAGCTTAGACCTGCGTCTGGTAGGCGGACGCGCCGGGATAACTAGCGCCAAAACTGCCGCCCTGATGGAGCAGCTGCAAGCGATACCTGGCCATAAAGCCTTGGTATTTTCCCAGTTCACCTCTTATTTAAAGTTGATTAAAGAAGCCCTAGAGGAGGCAGGAATAAAAACTGCCTATCTGGATGGGTCTACCCGGCAGCGCGACCAGGTAGTTGAAGAGTTTTCCGAGGGAAACGCGCAAGCTTTCTTGATTTCCCTGCGGGCAGGCGGCACGGGGCTGACTTTGACTGCCGCCGACTATGTGTTTGTGATGGATCCGTGGTGGAACCCGGCAGTCGAAGAGCAGGCAATCGACCGCGCTCACCGGATCGGGCAAGAACGCCCAGTCAATGTCTACCGCCTGGTGGCGAAGGGAACCATCGAAGAAAAAGTCTCCCAGCTACAGCAACGCAAGCGCGACCTGTTTACTTCGGTAGTTAAATCTTCCGGCTCCCTAACCGAACTAGCCAGTTCCCTGCTAATGGACACCAACTAG
- a CDS encoding DMT family transporter: MNKTSTRGLEILLALVMMARGTSFIFSKLLLETMSTFNVLALRFGIAFLLLAALFARRLYRASRKVWIAGFLIGFLYFLVMSLELTALTMADTGPVALTEHTSIVMVPLATAALARMRPNPVMLLSAFLAVTGVGMLTLPGGNLSAGLLIALLGAVCYAVTIIVTDRVTHSPEEGFTVGIIQLGTLALLAAIASFFLESPHLPSSLAQWGMLAVLVVVCTVFGFTFQPVAQARVSAEMTGLLSALNPAVAAVIGAFVLHEQFGWLGALAVALILVAITLPSWLRILTPKAEKVSPQ; the protein is encoded by the coding sequence ATGAATAAAACGAGTACGCGCGGGCTGGAGATACTGTTAGCTCTGGTGATGATGGCGCGTGGCACCTCGTTTATTTTCAGCAAACTTCTGCTAGAAACCATGAGCACCTTCAACGTTCTAGCGCTACGGTTTGGGATCGCTTTCCTGCTATTGGCAGCGCTATTTGCCCGCCGCCTCTATCGCGCCAGCCGGAAAGTGTGGATAGCGGGATTCCTGATTGGATTCCTATATTTCTTGGTGATGTCACTGGAACTAACCGCTTTGACCATGGCAGATACTGGGCCAGTAGCGCTCACCGAACATACCAGCATCGTGATGGTGCCACTGGCAACTGCTGCTTTGGCGCGGATGCGTCCTAATCCCGTGATGTTGTTATCGGCTTTCCTGGCGGTTACCGGGGTGGGGATGCTGACGCTGCCCGGCGGGAATCTCTCGGCCGGGCTATTGATTGCCCTGCTGGGAGCCGTCTGCTACGCAGTAACTATCATCGTTACCGATCGAGTAACCCATAGCCCCGAGGAAGGGTTTACGGTCGGCATTATTCAGCTGGGTACGCTCGCGCTCCTAGCTGCTATCGCCAGTTTTTTCTTAGAATCCCCGCATTTGCCCTCCTCCCTCGCGCAATGGGGAATGTTAGCAGTGCTAGTGGTGGTGTGTACGGTTTTCGGTTTTACTTTCCAACCGGTTGCTCAGGCGCGGGTATCGGCAGAAATGACCGGACTACTATCAGCTTTAAATCCGGCGGTAGCAGCGGTAATCGGGGCGTTCGTGTTACATGAACAGTTTGGCTGGCTGGGTGCACTCGCGGTTGCGTTGATCCTAGTTGCTATTACCCTCCCCAGCTGGCTGCGGATTCTCACCCCCAAAGCCGAAAAAGTTTCACCGCAGTAA
- a CDS encoding Rib/alpha-like domain-containing protein → MNNHQMPRVTTSSFRDKLLGNLKKVTAVSAGFSLVLLGIVAVIFGGSALPAYAEAPAKFQDAIDSSQSTEEAYAVSGSVKKLFAIPHTSNISGSAELGEGLAGVTVYAQWTEGSKSKGRWASPIYKGLTDANGDFSIKMLPYTDVNGEKRTFDGEVGLHPKGTFNEKVQIWVINPEPEKLTQFWGYGQRPSPDGFVQDSTGNAYWGNRYGLKGADTYFVEKQDLAVTTGKSIDTNNALSQSKGGHISGKIFWNWVQGVGSARWMDLNNPADDKVVSGQKVQASYLSDCAVKQVEKYYADNKTAVFNNHLFRKSSAATLEKDRWTAADEANLQKYIREQIPRDTGSCSWIAETVQTTTGADGTYTLQFKGTWGTNDRSCVSVPAGKTCGTVADDPDTGSWTGVLDRNDQKHVNWDYLNLSLVDKPDGIGYMDPWRGNNFFDTRAGSSMFSPFGVTANYAGSNDRWDDLNLALIPVQTYFDVLEYDTSTHAATPGTTVKTSTKGLAPANKIDANTYQITWYDPNENPVGSCELQADNSGVLRTCPFKVPENLKENTVYNAVLSTVDAQGNSVVLGTDSFLAVVPDYDANYQQTKSEVGVATTSAAPTFDKKTTDEVEQDTELPAGYNPVFELDQTRMEEIGLNEKDFSIDAKTGKVTWKNPTGKEGTTVSVPVKMTYSKPLESGGAIKISESAKVPFVIKSVQDKDGDGVADENDKCPETPGGQTAQANGCTFAQQYVTNYDEVTADPGSKVSSGLPKFKNQQAAGADYSSIPPASGIKYSLDKANLPQGVTADDVAVDAITGEVSWNIPAGTPASTYEIPVKVTYPNNSGTATVKVPFKVNQAAPPPAGSITQPGDQSGKVGEAITPITIEAENVKPGTLQVEGLPDGLTFDPTTKQITGTPTTASPSGDPSVVTIRAVGMDGREVTETFKYTVTPPDKPATIAPIADQSGTAGQLINPIPVEIANAAQAPTFEGLPEGLGYDPNTGQITGMVNPVDDAGNPLETSKTYPVTVKVKGQDGKIVSTSFSITINPAPKPDTDKDGVDDSKDVCPGTSAGLAVDNAGCAANQKLLPVYKSNKSAPGKTVKIQEPDYQNALSKEAITKPAGAKYALDEAHLPSGVKASDITVDTNTGAITWNVPKAQALGTIAIPVKVTFPDNGGSLLAYAQVSIDSLAKGNNPQYGEVAPIEKGANTTLAAPKNSDGSDLPAGTKYEKTSGPDWITVNPDTGAVTINPQADTPTGDYEAVIRVTYPDGTFDDVKVPVTVKPGPTDDDQDGVADIKDKCPDTPEGAKVDEQGCTERQRYAPEYDKDKEGVRGASPVTVPAPNFRDAVAKKVASPSGVTYKLGAGAPQGTSINPNTGAITWNIPADADLGTHEIPVIVTYQDGSSEQVSTKVKVTAQTESYGFKYKPQKDPIYGETEVVEQGSTKTTKPAVFTDEDGNEVSKPAGVTFTKAADMPDWVSVDEGTGAVTLKPGTDTNPQDYDIKVIAKYADGTEDTALLKVTVTQKPRQSAIITPVANQTGKQGQKHAPIPVKVENLGDGGTVTVTGLPQGMKYDPQAGAIVGTPSAPTNGAQTVTITAIGEDGTPVSATFTFTVNPADQNTVNDPKYPDAKAEKAGKKAEIPGPKNPDGSKLPTGTKYSKEDGPAWASVDPDTGAVTADIPANTKPGDYEVKVRVSYPDNTSDVTTLTIKVAESTAGNSGDNSGNGNSSTNKPGNTAGSAGKPGAAGNMGSHPLKRTGSTAQLALLAALLSTLTGGLLLYSRRSRN, encoded by the coding sequence ATGAATAATCACCAAATGCCCCGCGTTACTACCAGCAGTTTCCGCGATAAGCTTCTCGGAAATCTCAAGAAAGTAACGGCCGTTAGTGCCGGATTTTCTTTAGTTTTATTAGGAATCGTGGCAGTGATATTCGGCGGATCCGCGTTGCCAGCTTACGCAGAGGCTCCAGCTAAATTCCAGGATGCTATCGATTCCTCTCAGTCTACCGAGGAGGCATACGCTGTCTCGGGCTCGGTGAAGAAGCTATTTGCGATTCCTCATACTAGTAATATTTCTGGAAGCGCCGAGCTAGGAGAGGGGCTAGCAGGCGTTACTGTCTACGCCCAGTGGACGGAAGGCTCTAAGTCCAAGGGTAGGTGGGCTTCTCCTATCTATAAGGGGCTCACTGATGCCAACGGTGATTTTTCGATTAAAATGTTGCCTTACACCGATGTCAACGGGGAAAAGCGTACCTTTGATGGCGAAGTTGGTTTGCATCCCAAAGGCACCTTTAACGAAAAAGTTCAGATTTGGGTAATTAACCCCGAGCCCGAAAAACTTACCCAGTTCTGGGGCTACGGACAGCGTCCCTCTCCGGACGGTTTTGTGCAGGACTCCACCGGTAATGCCTACTGGGGCAACAGGTATGGTCTCAAGGGCGCCGACACTTACTTTGTAGAAAAACAAGATCTAGCGGTCACCACGGGTAAATCCATAGACACCAACAATGCGCTTTCCCAGAGCAAGGGCGGACATATCTCGGGGAAAATTTTCTGGAACTGGGTGCAGGGCGTAGGCTCGGCACGTTGGATGGATTTAAACAACCCTGCGGATGACAAAGTAGTTAGCGGTCAGAAGGTGCAGGCATCCTACCTCAGTGATTGTGCCGTAAAACAAGTTGAAAAATATTATGCGGACAATAAGACCGCTGTCTTTAATAATCACTTATTCCGGAAATCTTCCGCTGCTACTTTGGAAAAGGACCGCTGGACTGCGGCTGACGAAGCTAACCTGCAAAAATATATCCGGGAACAAATCCCGCGAGATACCGGCTCTTGTAGCTGGATTGCAGAGACTGTGCAGACCACTACCGGCGCCGACGGCACCTATACTCTGCAGTTTAAGGGTACCTGGGGAACTAATGACCGTAGCTGCGTGAGCGTTCCTGCCGGCAAAACTTGTGGGACAGTTGCAGATGATCCCGATACTGGATCGTGGACGGGAGTTTTGGACAGGAACGACCAGAAGCATGTGAATTGGGATTACCTGAACCTGTCTTTGGTTGATAAGCCAGATGGCATTGGATATATGGATCCTTGGCGGGGCAACAACTTCTTTGACACGCGCGCTGGGTCTTCCATGTTTTCCCCCTTTGGAGTAACCGCGAATTACGCGGGTTCCAATGACCGGTGGGATGATTTGAACCTGGCGCTTATCCCGGTGCAAACCTATTTTGATGTGCTGGAATATGACACCAGTACCCATGCTGCCACCCCGGGAACTACGGTAAAGACTTCGACCAAGGGACTGGCTCCCGCCAATAAAATTGATGCTAATACCTACCAAATTACTTGGTACGACCCTAATGAGAACCCAGTTGGAAGCTGCGAACTGCAAGCTGATAACAGTGGGGTCTTAAGAACCTGCCCGTTTAAAGTTCCGGAAAATCTAAAGGAAAACACTGTTTATAACGCGGTGCTCTCTACGGTAGACGCGCAAGGAAATTCCGTGGTTCTGGGTACGGACTCCTTCCTGGCAGTGGTTCCCGATTACGATGCTAACTACCAGCAGACCAAATCAGAGGTTGGGGTGGCAACCACTTCCGCGGCTCCTACTTTCGATAAGAAAACCACCGATGAGGTAGAACAGGACACCGAATTACCGGCCGGGTATAACCCGGTCTTCGAGCTAGACCAGACCAGGATGGAGGAAATCGGTCTCAACGAGAAAGATTTTTCCATTGATGCTAAGACTGGGAAAGTTACCTGGAAGAACCCAACCGGTAAGGAAGGTACTACCGTTTCGGTGCCGGTTAAAATGACTTACTCCAAGCCATTAGAGAGCGGGGGAGCCATCAAAATTTCTGAATCAGCGAAGGTACCCTTCGTCATCAAATCTGTTCAAGATAAAGATGGTGATGGGGTAGCAGATGAAAATGATAAATGCCCTGAGACCCCCGGTGGACAAACTGCGCAAGCTAACGGCTGTACCTTTGCGCAGCAGTACGTCACCAACTATGACGAGGTAACCGCAGATCCTGGCTCCAAGGTCAGTTCCGGGTTACCTAAATTTAAAAATCAGCAGGCAGCTGGCGCTGACTATAGCAGCATTCCGCCTGCCTCAGGTATTAAGTACTCGCTGGACAAGGCTAATTTGCCGCAAGGCGTAACCGCAGATGACGTTGCAGTTGATGCCATTACCGGTGAAGTATCCTGGAATATTCCCGCAGGTACCCCAGCCAGCACCTATGAGATTCCAGTGAAGGTCACGTATCCGAATAATTCCGGGACTGCTACGGTCAAGGTTCCCTTTAAGGTAAACCAAGCTGCTCCGCCTCCTGCGGGTAGCATCACCCAACCAGGTGACCAGTCCGGCAAGGTCGGAGAAGCGATTACTCCCATCACGATTGAAGCCGAAAACGTGAAACCGGGAACTTTGCAGGTGGAGGGACTGCCTGATGGGCTGACTTTCGATCCTACGACCAAGCAAATTACCGGTACTCCCACAACCGCCAGCCCGAGCGGCGACCCCTCTGTGGTAACCATTAGAGCTGTAGGTATGGACGGTCGAGAAGTAACCGAAACCTTCAAATACACGGTTACCCCTCCGGATAAACCTGCGACTATCGCGCCGATTGCTGACCAAAGCGGGACTGCTGGGCAGCTAATTAACCCGATCCCGGTAGAAATCGCTAACGCGGCGCAGGCTCCTACCTTCGAGGGACTACCTGAGGGACTGGGGTATGACCCCAATACCGGTCAGATTACCGGCATGGTAAACCCAGTGGATGATGCGGGCAATCCTTTGGAAACCTCGAAGACTTATCCGGTGACGGTGAAAGTTAAAGGACAAGATGGAAAGATAGTTTCCACTTCTTTCTCTATCACTATTAACCCAGCACCCAAACCGGATACCGACAAGGATGGGGTAGATGACAGTAAGGATGTTTGCCCCGGCACTAGCGCGGGACTAGCGGTAGATAACGCTGGGTGCGCTGCCAATCAGAAGCTCTTGCCGGTTTATAAATCCAATAAATCTGCTCCCGGTAAAACCGTGAAAATACAGGAGCCTGACTACCAGAACGCGCTGAGCAAAGAAGCAATCACCAAGCCAGCTGGCGCCAAGTACGCTTTGGATGAGGCTCATCTGCCCAGTGGGGTGAAAGCTAGCGATATCACGGTAGATACAAATACGGGAGCCATTACCTGGAATGTTCCCAAAGCACAGGCGCTAGGCACCATAGCGATTCCCGTGAAAGTGACTTTCCCGGATAACGGAGGCAGTCTACTCGCCTATGCGCAGGTATCGATCGATTCTCTCGCCAAAGGTAATAATCCGCAATATGGCGAGGTAGCTCCGATAGAAAAAGGCGCAAATACTACCCTCGCCGCCCCGAAGAATTCGGATGGCAGCGATTTGCCTGCAGGCACTAAGTATGAAAAGACCTCGGGCCCAGATTGGATTACGGTAAATCCTGATACCGGTGCCGTTACTATTAATCCTCAGGCAGATACCCCGACAGGGGATTATGAGGCGGTTATCCGGGTGACCTATCCGGACGGTACCTTTGACGATGTTAAAGTTCCGGTAACGGTTAAACCTGGCCCCACAGATGATGACCAGGATGGGGTAGCTGACATCAAAGATAAATGCCCAGATACTCCCGAGGGAGCAAAAGTGGACGAGCAGGGATGTACGGAGCGTCAGCGCTATGCTCCCGAATATGACAAAGATAAAGAGGGCGTGCGGGGTGCAAGCCCGGTTACAGTTCCTGCCCCAAACTTTAGAGATGCAGTTGCTAAAAAAGTGGCCAGTCCCTCGGGCGTCACCTATAAACTGGGGGCAGGCGCTCCCCAGGGGACAAGTATCAATCCCAATACGGGTGCTATTACTTGGAATATTCCCGCGGATGCCGATTTGGGTACCCATGAGATTCCAGTGATAGTTACCTATCAGGATGGATCCAGCGAGCAGGTTTCCACCAAGGTTAAGGTAACCGCGCAAACCGAGTCCTACGGGTTTAAATATAAGCCGCAGAAAGACCCCATCTATGGGGAAACTGAGGTAGTGGAACAAGGATCTACCAAGACTACGAAACCTGCGGTTTTCACCGATGAGGACGGAAACGAGGTAAGTAAGCCCGCAGGAGTGACCTTTACTAAGGCTGCGGATATGCCCGACTGGGTTAGCGTAGATGAAGGCACTGGCGCGGTTACCTTAAAGCCGGGTACTGACACTAATCCGCAAGATTACGATATTAAGGTAATCGCCAAATACGCGGACGGTACCGAGGATACTGCCCTACTGAAAGTGACGGTGACTCAAAAACCGCGGCAATCAGCCATCATTACCCCGGTAGCAAACCAAACTGGAAAACAAGGGCAGAAACATGCCCCCATCCCGGTGAAGGTAGAAAACCTGGGAGATGGCGGCACGGTGACAGTTACCGGGCTACCGCAGGGAATGAAATATGATCCGCAAGCGGGCGCTATCGTGGGTACCCCGTCTGCGCCTACTAACGGCGCCCAGACGGTGACGATTACCGCTATCGGCGAGGACGGGACGCCCGTATCAGCAACCTTCACCTTTACCGTGAATCCGGCTGACCAAAACACGGTTAATGACCCGAAGTATCCCGATGCCAAAGCCGAGAAGGCAGGTAAAAAGGCTGAGATTCCCGGCCCGAAGAACCCGGATGGGAGCAAGCTACCGACCGGAACCAAATACTCGAAAGAGGACGGTCCTGCTTGGGCAAGCGTGGATCCGGACACGGGAGCGGTGACTGCTGACATTCCTGCGAATACTAAGCCGGGTGATTATGAAGTGAAGGTGCGAGTGAGCTACCCGGATAACACTTCCGATGTCACTACGCTCACCATTAAGGTGGCGGAATCAACTGCTGGTAACAGCGGGGATAACAGTGGGAACGGGAATTCAAGCACCAATAAACCTGGTAATACGGCGGGATCTGCTGGTAAACCGGGAGCCGCTGGAAATATGGGTTCCCATCCATTGAAGCGAACTGGCAGCACCGCGCAGCTGGCGCTGCTGGCGGCTCTATTGTCCACGTTGACAGGCGGGTTACTGCTATATAGCCGCCGCTCAAGAAACTAG
- a CDS encoding L-lactate permease, which translates to MFVPDVTAIGDRLWLSALVAALPIGVFFVLVGAFRMRSHLSGLIALATGLIVAIAGFKLPVTMAISASLLGALKGLIPIIVIVIAAVWLHRLMQATGRETDLRKVFSAVGNGDLRIQTMLIALCFGGLLEGLSGFGVPVAIVTALLMGLGFKPLKAAVIALVANTSPVAYAAFGVPITTAAALMRGHHLNENAAEIAKYVSLTEPAVALAIPFVLILLIDRKNFRQLFPLALVMGLIEGIGQFLTLRFVSFELGGVLPPIVTFLVVWLMVLIYRPPIPEEFVTEKPTDLRIGRVAMAVLPYSLVIAVLSLGRMVPLFAKTLSATDLQVSWPVLAGKVASADNPQVASHIGTVVIPTLSQPGILIAASAIITGIVFTVVNEEGQYPLGAKRIVKELGSAIFSMRFSAATILEVMALAYLMNISGMVLTIGTLLASTGTFFLVLSPLIGYLGTAISGSSTSANALFASLQETTALQIGLPGAFAVAVNTAGGVIGKLIAPQSLAIAAASMGAPEKEIELLREVIRWSLGLLLFVVIICFAGGMLLLH; encoded by the coding sequence ATGTTTGTACCTGACGTTACCGCGATTGGGGATCGTCTCTGGTTATCTGCCCTGGTAGCAGCGCTACCAATAGGGGTATTTTTCGTCCTGGTGGGAGCTTTCCGGATGCGTTCGCATCTGTCAGGTTTAATTGCCCTAGCTACGGGTTTAATCGTCGCTATAGCCGGTTTCAAACTGCCGGTTACCATGGCTATCTCTGCCAGCCTACTAGGTGCCTTGAAAGGGCTAATCCCCATCATTGTGATTGTGATTGCGGCGGTCTGGCTGCACCGCCTGATGCAGGCCACTGGACGGGAAACTGATTTACGGAAGGTTTTCTCCGCGGTAGGAAACGGGGATTTGCGGATTCAAACCATGCTGATTGCCCTATGTTTTGGGGGGCTGCTCGAGGGGCTATCAGGCTTTGGGGTGCCGGTAGCAATTGTGACTGCTCTGCTGATGGGGCTGGGGTTTAAGCCGCTAAAAGCCGCAGTCATTGCTTTGGTAGCAAACACTTCCCCCGTAGCCTATGCGGCTTTCGGGGTACCGATTACCACTGCCGCCGCCCTCATGCGGGGGCATCACTTAAACGAAAACGCGGCCGAGATTGCAAAATATGTGTCTTTGACGGAACCAGCGGTGGCGTTGGCGATTCCTTTCGTCCTTATTCTGCTAATAGATAGGAAGAATTTTCGGCAACTATTTCCCCTAGCTCTGGTGATGGGGCTGATAGAAGGCATCGGTCAGTTCTTGACCTTGCGTTTTGTGTCCTTCGAGTTAGGTGGGGTGCTCCCTCCGATAGTAACTTTCCTGGTGGTGTGGTTGATGGTGCTGATTTATCGCCCTCCTATTCCAGAAGAGTTTGTAACTGAAAAGCCCACTGATTTACGTATAGGGCGGGTGGCGATGGCGGTGTTGCCCTATTCTTTGGTGATTGCGGTTTTGTCTTTAGGGCGGATGGTGCCGCTGTTTGCGAAAACTCTAAGCGCTACTGACCTGCAGGTTAGCTGGCCGGTACTGGCTGGGAAGGTAGCAAGCGCCGATAATCCCCAGGTGGCATCGCATATCGGTACCGTGGTAATCCCCACCCTTTCCCAACCGGGAATCCTGATTGCGGCCTCCGCGATTATTACCGGGATTGTTTTCACCGTGGTGAATGAGGAAGGGCAATATCCCTTGGGTGCTAAACGAATAGTCAAAGAATTGGGGTCAGCCATTTTTTCTATGCGTTTTTCGGCGGCCACTATTTTGGAAGTGATGGCGCTGGCCTACCTGATGAATATATCCGGTATGGTCTTGACCATCGGAACCTTACTGGCAAGCACTGGAACTTTCTTCCTGGTGCTGTCTCCGCTGATTGGCTACTTGGGGACTGCGATTTCAGGGTCAAGCACCTCCGCTAACGCTCTTTTTGCTTCTCTCCAAGAAACCACCGCCCTGCAGATCGGATTGCCGGGAGCCTTCGCAGTCGCAGTCAATACCGCCGGGGGAGTGATTGGGAAACTGATCGCTCCGCAATCCTTGGCGATTGCGGCCGCCTCTATGGGTGCGCCAGAAAAGGAAATCGAACTGTTACGCGAAGTTATTCGCTGGTCACTTGGCCTGCTACTTTTCGTAGTAATTATCTGTTTCGCCGGCGGAATGTTGCTCTTGCATTAG
- a CDS encoding nitroreductase family protein: MKTLELLQDRRSRYQLERKIPLSHQELLDLIDEVTAQVPDAFNMQSQRLLVVTGENQDALWNRVFEVFEGKVPREKIDSFRAGYGTILYFYDQEVTEEMAGKFTAYADKFPHWAAQSLAMLQFSLWVALREAGIGASLQHYNPVIDHAVKQMFDLPETWVLDAQMPFGLASDDPSPKQLQDIRQRVIQR, encoded by the coding sequence ATGAAGACCTTGGAACTTTTGCAGGATCGGCGCTCCCGATACCAGTTGGAGCGGAAAATACCCTTAAGCCACCAGGAACTGCTGGATTTGATTGATGAGGTAACCGCGCAGGTACCGGATGCTTTCAATATGCAGTCGCAACGGCTATTGGTAGTTACCGGTGAAAATCAGGACGCCCTCTGGAATAGAGTTTTCGAGGTTTTCGAAGGTAAAGTTCCGCGGGAAAAAATTGATTCTTTCCGGGCTGGTTACGGCACTATTCTCTACTTTTATGACCAGGAAGTCACCGAAGAAATGGCGGGCAAGTTCACCGCCTATGCCGACAAGTTCCCGCATTGGGCAGCGCAATCCCTGGCCATGTTGCAATTTTCGCTGTGGGTAGCGCTCCGCGAGGCAGGAATTGGCGCTTCCCTGCAGCACTACAATCCGGTGATTGACCACGCGGTGAAGCAAATGTTCGACCTGCCCGAAACCTGGGTACTAGATGCGCAAATGCCGTTTGGCCTGGCCAGCGATGACCCCTCACCCAAGCAGCTGCAAGACATTCGCCAGCGGGTAATCCAACGCTAA